The sequence GCGGAACAGGTGAAGGACCCAGTCCGTGATCCTGAATCCCCGCTCGCGGCGGACGATGACAAATCCTGCGGCAGTCAGGACGGTGAAGACGGCGTTGGGAATCCAGAAGGAGATGTAGGGGCTGATGATGCCGGTCTCGCTCAGGCTGATGCCGGCCGAGAAGAGCGTGTAGTAGAGGAGAAAGCAGAACATGGCCAGAACCAGCCCGAATTGTCTCCGGAGGCCCTGGAAGAGAAAGGCCAGGGGAACGGAGAACAGTCCGAGGATGAGACAGGCCAGGGGAAGGGCCAAGCGCTTCTGCCGTTCGCGTACGACCTGGTTTCTGAGCACGGATCGGTCTTCCTCGCCCTGGTCGATGGTTGCGAGAATTCGGCCTAGTTCGGCCCAGGACATCTCCATGGGACGCTTGCTATCCAGGGTATAGCCCCCGAGGATCTTTTCCAGGTCCAGCCGGACATTGTAGGATTCGAATCCCAGTATGGAAAGCCCGTTTTTGTCCTGTCGGTACATGGTTCCGTTGTGCAGGGAAAGGTAGATCAACCCCTGGCCGTGGTCTGTAGAGATACGTCCCTCGGGAGCAATGAGAGTGGAGGACAGGCCCTGGTCGGTACTGTCGTTGACAAAGATGTTTTCCAGTTGTTCGGTGTCAGGGCTGACCTGGCGGGCATAGATCGTCAGCCCGGGAAAATCAGTGTTGAAGACCCCGGGTCTGATGACGATTTTGGCTTTGGAGCGGACGAGGTCGAGAAGCGTGGACCGGAAGTTGTCGATGCCCCATGAGATGCCCCAGAAGGCCGTGGCATAGGCCAGAAGGGCGGCCAGGGCGCAGAAGAGAACCGGGGCGGGCAAAAAGCCCCGCAGTCCGATGCCGGCCGCCCGCAGGGCGACCAGCTCCTGGTCGGTGGCCATGCGCAGGAAGGTCAAAAAGACGCTGGTCATGCAGGCCACTGGCAGGAGGAGGAGGAGGAAAAACGGGCTCA is a genomic window of Deltaproteobacteria bacterium containing:
- the lptF gene encoding LPS export ABC transporter permease LptF — encoded protein: MRVLQRETLKEIGLVFTICLISFLFLLLVGRLLQMRNLFVGQGLSLMDLGRLFLYLSPFFLLLLLPVACMTSVFLTFLRMATDQELVALRAAGIGLRGFLPAPVLFCALAALLAYATAFWGISWGIDNFRSTLLDLVRSKAKIVIRPGVFNTDFPGLTIYARQVSPDTEQLENIFVNDSTDQGLSSTLIAPEGRISTDHGQGLIYLSLHNGTMYRQDKNGLSILGFESYNVRLDLEKILGGYTLDSKRPMEMSWAELGRILATIDQGEEDRSVLRNQVVRERQKRLALPLACLILGLFSVPLAFLFQGLRRQFGLVLAMFCFLLYYTLFSAGISLSETGIISPYISFWIPNAVFTVLTAAGFVIVRRERGFRITDWVLHLFRLWARPKTTAGATPHV